Part of the Candidatus Acetothermia bacterium genome, CCATCTGCCGGGTGTGGAACGCCCCCTCGCTCCCGGTGATCCCCTGGACCAGCACCTGTGTGTTCTCATGGATCAGGATGGACACGGTCGCACCTCATTTTTTTGTTTGGAAGGATAAGGACCCGGGGCAGAGGCGGCAACCCGGGAGGTGATCGCGCGTGGGTTTTCCTCTCCCGGAACCACTTGACAGCGCGGTCGGAGTCGGGTAGAGTTATTTTGGGGTTGTCTCCCGAGGGGGTGATGGGTGGAGGAACGTACGGTTTCAGAGTCTTCCCTGTGGGAACCACAAGGAGGCACAAGTATGTGGCGCAAACTAGGGTTGGCGTTAGTGTCGGTTGGCTTGGTTGGGATGATTGCCTGGCCGCAGGTCAAGAACCCGGACACGATGGTCGTGGCCACGATCGGGGACCTCGAGACCCTGGACCCGGCATGGCACTACGACACGGCAAGCGCGACCGCGATCTTCAACATCTACGAGACCCTCGTGTTCTACGACCGCGAGAACGTTGAC contains:
- a CDS encoding succinyl-CoA synthetase, alpha subunit, yielding MSILIHENTQVLVQGITGSEGAFHTRQM